The segment GCATCAGCCAGTATCGGTATCACGTTCCTCCGTCCTTGATCTATTATTCTCTCCATGAATTCCCTGAACACCCTTGGACTAAACTCGACGCTGTATATTGTTCCCCTCGGACCAACTATATCGCTCATGTGGCTCACCGTTGTTCCACTGGCCGCTCCAAGGTAAAGGATCTCGCTCGCCTCGCCCAACGGCATTATCTTTAACCCATTCATGAGGGCCGCGGCTAACTTGGATCTATATGGATTCCATACCCTATACTCGACGCCGTTTATGTTTATTAATTGCTCGCCATAAACCCTCTTCCCCGGCGTTAAATTAATCGTGGCTAACCTACTGCTGCCATCCTCGAAATGGATCCAATACACTCCCTTAAACTCGTGCTCCTCAACATTAATTGCCTTTATGGACATCTATACCACCCATTCACCCATCCTTATTATCTCTTTCCCCTCCATTGCCGCCTACCCCTGCCTCCTCCATGACCATGATGCTCAGGCAAATGCTGCTCCGGCTTCTTGGCTGGGGGCTTCGCATAGAGGGTCTTTATCNCCTGTATCCTCTTCATTAAGTCCTCCTTCAACTTAGGCGCAATGAAGTTACCCGTGAATGCATCTGCCTTAGCCGCTATTGCCAGCTTAGCGGCGAGGGCTCTAGCTATCTTGCCGCGCTGCCACCGAGGCGCCCTAAATATTTCCTGGAATTGGAACAATATGCCGTGCTTCGGCGGTCTGCTTCCCGTCCTCAATGCCCTGAAAAGCGCCTTCTCGGCACCCAATACCTGTATCGTCGATGCTGGAAGCATTGAGAGCCGCATTAATCCGCCAGCCAACATTATCAGCCTCGCGCCAAGGAGTGAACCAACCAATTCACGTATGTTTGGCGCCACGTCCTTCATGGCGTCATCTATGTACTGCGTAACATCGTTCCTAGCATTATAGAGATCAATGAATTGCTTCGCTATATACCTTATTTGCTGTATATCCCAGTCAGTCATGGAGGCACCAACGCTTCGCTTAGCGGCCTCAGCAATTCTCTTGGCCCTATCCTCCTGAAGCTCCGGGAGAACCTTCATTATCTTATCCAGCGTATAATTATCGCGCTGCCC is part of the Thermocladium sp. ECH_B genome and harbors:
- a CDS encoding C/D box methylation guide ribonucleoprotein complex aNOP56 subunit (functions along with aFIB and aL7a; guides 2'-O-methylation of ribose to specific sites in RNAs), coding for MAYIVLDALGVAALDEGGSIIDKEPFKGGVDEIARKLNAMEQGQAIEEVLALIGRLKERGVSAVSLEHKEMARNVSLKETGVEVKAELPSSIGMMFRTQFREKYVTALYGLTFDEYREKLFEATVAQTRGKIRQTAEKRDLFIAQAISAVDDMDKILNLYASRMKEWYGLHFPELDGLTREQIEYAKLVYELGQRDNYTLDKIMKVLPELQEDRAKRIAEAAKRSVGASMTDWDIQQIRYIAKQFIDLYNARNDVTQYIDDAMKDVAPNIRELVGSLLGARLIMLAGGLMRLSMLPASTIQVLGAEKALFRALRTGSRPPKHGILFQFQEIFRAPRWQRGKIARALAAKLAIAAKADAFTGNFIAPKLKEDLMKRIQXIKTLYAKPPAKKPEQHLPEHHGHGGGRGRRQWRGKR
- a CDS encoding fibrillarin (involved in pre-rRNA processing), with amino-acid sequence MSIKAINVEEHEFKGVYWIHFEDGSSRLATINLTPGKRVYGEQLININGVEYRVWNPYRSKLAAALMNGLKIMPLGEASEILYLGAASGTTVSHMSDIVGPRGTIYSVEFSPRVFREFMERIIDQGRRNVIPILADARYPEQYISIVKKVDLVYIDVAQPFQAKVLADNADVFLNKGGRVVLVIKAMSIDVTKEPSETFKREIDALKERGFEVETSVHLEPYDVAHALVVGRKI